ATGAGAGTAAAAATCATGCGAAAAATTAAAGTTGAATCAATGTCGCAAGAAGATATTCAAGATATCGTTGATATTGAAAAGACCACATTCAGCATTCCCTGGACCTATGAAAGCTTTATACAAGAGTTGGCCAATCCTCATGCACACTATATTGTTTTAAAATGTGATGACCATCTTATTGGGTATGGAGGTTTTTGGAAAATATTGGATGAAGGACATATAACCAATGTTGCTATTACTTCGGCGTATAGAGGATTGGGCTATGGAACAATGCTTATCAAAGCATTACTACAAGAAGCAAAGAAGTTAAAGATACATCAGTTAACACTGGAAGTTAGAGAGAGCAATTTACGTGCTATCAAAGCCTATGAACAACTTGGCTTTACAATAGAAGGCAAGAGACGCCGCTACTACACTAAACCAATAGAAGATGCTATGATTATGTGGTTATCTTTATAACAAGGAGGATTTATTCATGAGTACTATTCAAGAACAAGCAATTAACACGATACGCATTTTGTCCGCTGAGGGTGTGCAAAAAGCAAATTCAGGTCATCCGGGCTTACCTATGGGAGCAGCTCCTATGGCGTTTGAGTTATGGGCAAATCATATGAACCATAATCCGAAAAACCCACAATGGGATAACCGCGATCGTTTTATTCTTTCAGCAGGACATGGCTCAATGCTTGTGTATTCTTTATTGCACTTATTTGGATATGGATTAAAAATAGAAGATTTAAAAAACTTTAGACAGTGGGATTCATTAACACCAGGACACCCTGAGTTTGGTCATACAGTTGGTGTTGAGACAACAACAGGACCTTTAGGGGCTGGATTTGCAACAGGTATAGGAATGGCTATGGCTGAGGCGCATTTAGCATCAAAATTCAATAAAGAAAATTACCCAATTGTAGATCACTATATTTATTCAATTGTGGGTGATGGGTGTTTAATGGAAGGTGTAACTGCAGAAGCGGCATCTTTAGCAGGAACATTAGGTTTAGACAAATTTATTGCTCTTTATGACTCCAATAAAATTTCTATTGAAGGAAGTACCGACTTAGCCTTTACTGAAGACGTTGGAAAGCGTTTTGAAGCGTATCATTGGCAAGTATTGGAAGTGGAAGATGGTAATGACCCAGTTGCTATCGGAAAAGCAATTGAACAAGCAAAAGCAAATAAAACACAACCTTCATTAATTATTGTAAAGACAAAAATCGGTCATGGATGTCCGGCGAAAGAAGGAAAAGCCAGTGCACATGGAGAACCGTTAGGTCAAGAAAATTTAAATGCGGCTAAAGAAAATCTTGGCATGCCACTAGATAAGGAATTCTATGTATCAGAAGCGGTTCAAACCTATATTGATGAGCTGGCAGCCCAAGGCGATAAAAAAGAAGCTGCATGGAACGCACTTTTTGCTGAGTACAAAAAAAGCTATCCAGAATTAGCGGCACAATATGAAAAAGACATGTCAGGATTTATTGATGTGGATGCTCTTGATGCAGAAGATTTTTGGTCATTTGATGAAAAACCAAACGCAACACGTGCATCATCAGGCCAAGTTATTCAAAAATTAGTTAAAATCATTCCAAACCTTTTTGGAGGATCTGCAGACTTAGCTCCATCAACAAAAACATGGATGGATGATCAAGGTGAGTTTTCAAAAGAGAATTATGCAGGTAAAAACATCCATTTTGGTGTTCGAGAGTTAGCGATGACAGCCATGGGAAATGGTTTGGTACTTCATGGTGGACTCGTTTCCTTTACAAGTACATTCTTTGTGTTTAGTGATTATATGAAACCAATGATTCGTTTAGCTGCACTTATGGGCTTACCACATACATTTGTTTTAACACACGATAGCATAGGGGTAGGAGAAGATGGACCTACACACCAACCAATTGAACAATTGGCGTCATTACGAACAATACCAAACCTAGTAACATTTAGACCGGCAGATGCAAAAGAAGTGGCAGCAGGATGGTACTTTGCAGTAACTAACAAAAAGCAACCAACAGCTCTTGTATTAACACGACAAAATGTTGGCTTCTATGAAAAATCAGGAAAAGAAGCTCTCAAAGGTGGATATATCCTTATTGATTCAGAAAAAGCAACACCAGACGTGATTTTAATGGCGAGTGGTTCAGAAGTAGGACAAGTTGTTGAAGCGGCTGAGATTCTTAAAAAAGAAGGTATTGATGCTCGCGTTGTTAGTATGCCATCAATGGAGTTGTTTAATGCACAGTCAGCTGAATATAAAGAAAGCGTTCTGCCAAAAAGCGTTACAAAACGTGTGGCGATGGAAGCGGCAAGAACATTTGGCTGGTATCAATATGTGGGTCTAGAAGGAAAAGTCATAGGGCTTGATCGCTTTGGAGCATCTGCGCCAGGAGCCAAAGTCTATGAAGAATTAGGCATAACAACACAAGCTGTTGTAGATGCAGTAAAAGCTTTATAAGCTGAAGGAATAGGCAAAATATATAAAGAGTCAAACGTATCAAGAGCATCCATTTGGATGCTCTTTTTCCACGGTGTTTTCTGCTAAAGAGAACGAAGGGATGACTTGACTTTTTTTTTGAGAGCTTTATAATTAAGATGATTTGATATAAAATGGATTTAGAAATGAGGCGTTTTCATGTTAGATGTGTGTTTGTTAGGTACAGGAGGTATGATGCCTTTACCTTATAGATGGTTAACTTCTTTAATGACAAGGTACAATGGAAGTAACCTATTAATTGATTGTGGAGAAGGAACCCAAATTACGATGAAGCTTCAAGGGTGGAGCTTTAAAGATATCGATCAGATTTGTTTTACCCATTATCACGGAGATCATATCAGTGGTTTGCCCGGCTTGTTGCTGACAATCGGTAACTCAGAGCGAAAAAAACCCTTGCGACTCATTGGACCGAAAGGACTCAAGCGTGTTGTTAATGGTTTAAGAGTTATAGCACCTGAACTACCCTTTGAGATAGAATTTATTGAATTAACAGAAGACGTACAAACCATTCAAAGCAATGGTTATATCATTCAGGCATATAAAGTAAATCATAAAATTACTTGCTATGGATATACTTTAGAAATTCCCCGCAAAGGAAAG
This sequence is a window from Vallitaleaceae bacterium 9-2. Protein-coding genes within it:
- a CDS encoding ribonuclease Z, with translation MLDVCLLGTGGMMPLPYRWLTSLMTRYNGSNLLIDCGEGTQITMKLQGWSFKDIDQICFTHYHGDHISGLPGLLLTIGNSERKKPLRLIGPKGLKRVVNGLRVIAPELPFEIEFIELTEDVQTIQSNGYIIQAYKVNHKITCYGYTLEIPRKGKFDAQKAKALDIPLHFWSRLQNGETILDGEKTYTPDLVMGEERKGLKVTYCTDTRPVQNIIDSAKDADLFICEGMYGEKAEQTNAVQYKHMTFEEAATLAQKAKVNELWLTHFSPALVYPKEFLPEAKKIFKNTKIGKDRMTKTLKFQE
- the rimI gene encoding ribosomal protein S18-alanine N-acetyltransferase; translated protein: MRKIKVESMSQEDIQDIVDIEKTTFSIPWTYESFIQELANPHAHYIVLKCDDHLIGYGGFWKILDEGHITNVAITSAYRGLGYGTMLIKALLQEAKKLKIHQLTLEVRESNLRAIKAYEQLGFTIEGKRRRYYTKPIEDAMIMWLSL
- the tkt gene encoding transketolase; this translates as MSTIQEQAINTIRILSAEGVQKANSGHPGLPMGAAPMAFELWANHMNHNPKNPQWDNRDRFILSAGHGSMLVYSLLHLFGYGLKIEDLKNFRQWDSLTPGHPEFGHTVGVETTTGPLGAGFATGIGMAMAEAHLASKFNKENYPIVDHYIYSIVGDGCLMEGVTAEAASLAGTLGLDKFIALYDSNKISIEGSTDLAFTEDVGKRFEAYHWQVLEVEDGNDPVAIGKAIEQAKANKTQPSLIIVKTKIGHGCPAKEGKASAHGEPLGQENLNAAKENLGMPLDKEFYVSEAVQTYIDELAAQGDKKEAAWNALFAEYKKSYPELAAQYEKDMSGFIDVDALDAEDFWSFDEKPNATRASSGQVIQKLVKIIPNLFGGSADLAPSTKTWMDDQGEFSKENYAGKNIHFGVRELAMTAMGNGLVLHGGLVSFTSTFFVFSDYMKPMIRLAALMGLPHTFVLTHDSIGVGEDGPTHQPIEQLASLRTIPNLVTFRPADAKEVAAGWYFAVTNKKQPTALVLTRQNVGFYEKSGKEALKGGYILIDSEKATPDVILMASGSEVGQVVEAAEILKKEGIDARVVSMPSMELFNAQSAEYKESVLPKSVTKRVAMEAARTFGWYQYVGLEGKVIGLDRFGASAPGAKVYEELGITTQAVVDAVKAL